From the genome of Mastacembelus armatus chromosome 21, fMasArm1.2, whole genome shotgun sequence:
TTGTGACGATTGTAATTTTGAGCTATATTTTTGATTGTGTGGTTTGTGCAGTgacatttgtttgctttgattttaaAGGACAGTGaaccaaatgaaaaatatgtgcaAGAGTGTGAAGTTCTCATTTAAACAAAGTTTACCTTTGATAAATATTTGTCTTGTTTGCAGAGTagcattataaaaaaaatttccaTTGATCAAAAAATGCAACGTGTACTGAGGATGAATTATTTTGTCCCTGTCTGTTTCCAGATTATTGTTttcatattgtattttaatCAGTGCATCTTTCTCGTTTCACTGAAGATTCTCCACTGAAATCCACCAAGACCTTGGAAACTCAACATTTCCGACCAGAATTCCATCAAAATAGATCAGCAAATAAACATGGATGGTACAGTGACGCACAGATTAGCACAGTAAGAAAGTTCTGGGTTCAAACATCATACGCTCCTGGGGTGGGCTCTCCAGCCCCGTCCCATCCAAGCCTTCACAGGAATAAACataaagataatggatggatcaaGTTAACATTGTTACATTGATCCTCCTGAACATACAGATCTTTTTAAATTGGTCTGTGCATTTTTTCTAGTGCTCTCaatcaatttaaatatttaatcgAGATTTATGATGTCTATAGGTAACTCATGTAATCACACATTTCTTATCTGTTGTAAATGTAGCATTAATTAATTACTTTCAGGTTTTATCAAAATGGGATTGGATACATTTGGtgttttatgcaaatatatgtattttcttgttgcaacaatttaaaaaaattcaaaacactGTCCAGAATAACTTCAAGGTTATGGCCTGCTTGGACAAAGTGTAACATAGCAAACTCAatcccaacaacaacaaagtgaagACAAGTTTGGGCCTGGAGCAGAGGTCTCCTCAGTGTTTCCCACCTGTGGTTTGGGGGCTGAAACTGGAACGATGGGACAATAATCACAGAACGTGCATGTGTCAAAAATGGATAATTTCATTATCCAAATGTTACGATGTTGTTGTTCTCTAGGACCTTTGGACTGTAGTCCAAGGTGCTCCCACTGTGGATTATGTCTGATTATATGGACATGAATCCATGTCTTCCACAAGGTTCATGCAACCTCCTACACACAGTGTTAAAATCAGTCCTAAAACTGAAGGGTATCCAGTGAAGGCCTGTAAGGACTGTTCTCTTTAGGTGTGTTACAATCAGGTCAGCAGCATTTTTAATCTGATGTAGTCAGTCAGGATTAAGTCCTGCATCTGTTTCCATGAGTGTACGACAGAAGAGAATAGCTTTTCTCAACACTGTGGCGAAAAAGGTGAATCTGTGTAGCTTGACCATAGATGAGCTTTTAATTAAGTGGTGTTCAAGACACATTCTCCTTTTTGTTCTCCATTCCCTGGTACAAGagtaaatgtgtttctttttgccATGGTTTCACATCTTAGAGAGACAGCCAGAGTGTGTCAATGCTGGTTTGGTCTGTATCCTACTGTGTGTTCTGCAGATGCAGACGAGCCCATGATGAGGAAATAACTACctgacagcaacaacacagtttattttaggtttattgtgtttcacattttttctcatcacaaatgtcagaaatgcttAGTTACAAACAAACCTGTCCTTTCAACATGGTCAAAGGCCACATCTGACATGAAAACCATCAGACATGCTCCAGCACcgaccaccacacacactcaaactttcttctcctgtttgtccaggCACACAGGGTCATTCAGGTCCCAGCTGGacgtgaaaaataatgaatttctctggtgtcagcatgtgcagcagtgacagacacagctgggaacagtaaatatgatttttactgGTTATTATTTACACATTGTGCTGTTCAGTCTCAAATAAAGAGTGTCTGTAGTAAACAGTAAAGACACTTATGGAGAACAGACACGTTAATCATTATTTCACTGTTAATGCATCAGATGATTCTGGCTGGACAGAACAACCTGTTGAGatgtttagaaatttctttcattttcagcccatatatcagtggattaaacaaagaGTGATACACAATTGtttgtaaagtcattattaaacgtgcagtttttggaaaactgGATTCAACTCGAGCTATAACAATAtcatacacactcaaacaggagaaactgattaaaaccatcaggtgaggtaaacaggtctctgcagcttttctcctgacttctctaccacttcgataggcgATTATAAGAATCTTTGTGTACGTGAAAAttatgaagagaaaagggagcATTAGGAGATCTACTAAAGCAACTACACCATATACAGATATTATATTTGATCTTACACAGTGAAGCTCATAAATTGCATTGTTACACACGATTCCTTTGAAAGTAAAGTTACACAGTTTAGTTTCAGCACTCAGTATTGTTGGGATTGCAATATGACAGGCAGCTAAAAACCAAGCAagaaccagtaaaatacagatgtttgtttttgtcatgatagttggatactgcagaggtttacatatagacacatacctgtcataggacatggctgccaacaggaAAAACTCTGCACTGcctaaagaataaaatataaaatactgaaagagacaggctgaatatgatatgatctgtttttcagataaaacatcagctAAAAtctttgggtagatattagtgctgtaaagaacagagttcaataacaaagctgcaatgaaaatgtacataggctcatggaggttttgATGATTGAAGataagacacacaatagtagaattaaagcagattattagaatatatgctgcaAACATggtcacaaaataaacaaatctatatttgtGAACTTCCACATACCCATCAAGTGTTATATAAGTTACATTTAATTCAGCATCCATTAATATAGTCAGAAATTAAACAATGAATAATATGAACAAACTGTATGACAGGCATTTAGAAACTAGTCTCACAATGAGAATTTTATACACATTGAATGTGATTGTCTCTTTCAGATACCTGACCTGTAGTTTATGTCCAGATCGGAGAAAGTGAACTTTAGGAGTCTGCAGAAAGACTCTATGAGTCGTCCTCACCCTCTGTGGGTCTCATTAAAATctctacaaaaatattttcatgtcaaCAACGTCTTCAAGCTCTGGAGGCCTGGACTCATTAGATCTTGTGTGTTTACGTCTTGCTTAATTTGGTGACAAACTGCCAGCTGACCACGGATACAGAGGACTGTATCTTGcatttgctttctctttttcagagagaagaataaaaactcATCTGATTGAAATCATGTTTCTGCTGAGCACTATAAGAGCTTGTCATTACTGAAAGCTGTTTAATGCAAGGTCGTGTTCCCCCAAATTTCTACATCATGCCACTgaggtggtcacatgatgcaTTTTTATTGGAGGACTGGAAGGTGCTGACTCTCATCCTGGTGCATGTTGAATGTTATGGTCTCATGAAGCCAACTGAACCACATCATCAGCAAAAAAACTGACAAGCAATGCTGAGTTTCCCACCGTTCCCAACCCTAACTCCTATCGCAGTAGGTGGTGGCCCCACATGTGAGTTATTTTTCTGAATGGGCTCTAAAGGTAAAGTCCTGGCAACTAGATGGTCACTGCTGATCTTCCTTCCCAAATCCAGCTCTAGAAATGGGCCAGACTTTCCCTAATCTGAACGAGGTGACACAACTCTAAATAGTCTACTTCCCTGAAGTGTTTCTGAATCACTCTTGGTCTGGGCCCTGCCATGACATGATGCAGACTGGATGGTTAGTGTTTTCTAGCTTTAACCTGATGACTATCCAGGCCCCCTTGAGAGGCTCCAGTGACAACAGCAGTGGAAGTGGGTAGTGTTTATATACTGCAATGTGGTTTAGTCCCCAGTAGTCAGTGCAGGGTCTCAAGCCACTGTCCTTCTGCATGAGGGAAAGCCTTACTACTgccaggggaggaggagggatgaaTTATACCAGCCTCTAGGCCTTCTCAAATGCGTCACAGTCTCTGGTTGGGACAGGAAATAAAGCTTCCTTCTGAGGGGGCATAGTTCCTCGCAGAAGATCAATGGTGTAGTCATACCATCGATGAGTGACTGAACACTCCCTTCAAGTCCCAGTACTCGAGTCAAAGTCTGTAATTCCATGGGGTCTTGGTACAAAGCACGTCTGGCGGCAGCCTGAAGACAGATGACCAGAGTAGTTATATAATGGTTTATCTAGTGGTGGGCACACGAAGGGGGGTTAAAAATTGAGCATATGGtatcataaattaataaaataataaaatgatgatACTCTCTCCGCCTACCGGGTGACACTAACTGCTATTGGTAGCGTGACGACATGTAGGCAGTACGTATGAGCGTGTTACGTAGCATCCGGTCCGTGGTATTTAATACCTGCGGGAGGAGCGGAGCAGAACTTTTTTCGGACGTGGCCGATAGTAAAATTAGAGGAAATATACTGATCTTCCCTTCAGGTATGTGGGCCCTTTGTTTGACTGCTTTATTGTGAGTGAGCGCGGGGGTTGAGTGTAttgaaattatattattatatttgaaaaaaGCTTAAATCCATCAGGTGCTGCTTCGAAAGCATTGGTGGACCGCGAATCGACAGACCAGATGGTTGTTGGAGGTATGTATGCTTTATCTTTTTATTCTacaatgtttttataaagttgTATAGGTTTTTCACAGTCTGATACTATGGGTCTATTgaaaatggttgtttcaacagGTAACGGTGTTGACGGTGagaataatattaatttaaagagAATCAGTGTTTTAGTGCCAGCATCGTTGATAATCTTACTATGTTTTGTGGTGCAGACAGGAACAATCAAGCCCCGTTTTCTAATACCAAAGCGACAGGAGGATGTGATAACTCCCAGTGTACACCAGAGGGATTATGACAGTGAGAGtatgagaaaaaaatgcatctcATCACTAATTTTAGTTTGgtaaatattcatttataaattctgtgtttttaattggtatatctgtgtgtacatctagatgattttcagcCTGATAAGAGACTGAGAGGCGCCCTATCATACAGGACCCCTgcaacagagaggaagaaggaggagaatgGGCAGGAGCAGGAGAATAGTGCTGATGAATCAGGATCTAGGGTTGATGATGAGTACGAGCTGTGGGCCTCAGAGACAGCATCTGCAACACGATTCCTGGAGCATCTGATTTCACCAACACTACTGTGTGAGCAAGAAGAtatcactgcagctgtttcatctcaaaGTGATGTGGCTACATTATTCCCTACAGTAGACTTTGGCGCTTTGACCAATACAGCGCAAGTCAGGGTTTCACAGAGCCGTCTGAGGGGCTGTGTGAGAGGTCACTATTGCAAACACCCTGTGTGACCCCACCTGTTGATCTATGGGCACGGCTGAAGCTGGGTCGTGTACCTTATGGTGAAATTTTGTCAagaaagggaaagcatttgtgCAGTCATAATGACACTTCAGACAATAAtgtatgtttcagtgtgtgtgttatctgttCAGAAAACCCCTCATTGGGGgatctggaaatattacaccaTGCTAAAGAACTACATGAATCTTTAGGTctccagcacacacagcaggtggCTTTTAGTGATGTAACTAGATTCGAAAGAGAATTAGgggtaaaaattataatttttcatCATAGTGGTGGTAGAAAATGGCCGCtctgtttccaaacacacaACTCCCCTCATCCACGAACCATCTGGCTGTAGCTACATGATGCCCACTATTATCTGATAATAAACCCTAAGGG
Proteins encoded in this window:
- the LOC113123836 gene encoding olfactory receptor 11A1-like; its protein translation is MDAELNVTYITLDGYVEVHKYRFVYFVTMFAAYILIICFNSTIVCLIFNHQNLHEPMYIFIAALLLNSVLYSTNIYPKILADVLSEKQIISYSACLFQYFIFYSLGSAEFFLLAAMSYDRYVSICKPLQYPTIMTKTNICILLVLAWFLAACHIAIPTILSAETKLCNFTFKGIVCNNAIYELHCVRSNIISVYGVVALVDLLMLPFLFIIFTYTKILIIAYRSGREVRRKAAETCLPHLMVLISFSCLSVYDIVIARVESSFPKTARLIMTLQTIVYHSLFNPLIYGLKMKEISKHLNRLFCPARII